Genomic window (Lycium barbarum isolate Lr01 chromosome 2, ASM1917538v2, whole genome shotgun sequence):
AATAGTGAAGAAGGAAGACGAAGACATTGGTCTTCATGGTTGAATCTGTGCTTGCCAAATGAGGAAGGTGTAGTTGGCTTCAGATCCTTATTTGATGTTTCTAAAGCATTATGTGCTAAACTCTGGTGGAAATTCAGAACTACAAATACTTTATGGTCAAATTATATGTGGAACAAGTATTGTAAAAGGCACTACCCACAGTATGTGCCTTGGAAAGGAGGCTCTCAGGTCTAGAAGATGATGTTAGAAGCTAGAGACAACATGGAGCATGAAATGTGGTGGGAGCCAAGAAGTAGAACTGCTAATATCTGGTTTTATAATTGGACAAAACTTGGAGCTCTATACTACTTAGTTCCTGATGAGTTTGTTGTGGATGAAACAGTACAAGATGTGAAGGAACTGAGAAATCAGGATGGGTGGAACATGAGTAAACTACAACAGCTTTTTCCTACTGATATTGTTGATCATATACCGGAAGAATTAGACTTTCATGAATCTACAGAAGAATGGGATAAACCAAGGTGGATGATGACAACATCTGGTAAATTTACAGTTAGAAGTGCATGGGAGCTCTTAAGAAGGAAATTTGTGAAGTCTGATATATACAAAAGCATATGGATACCTGGTTTGCCTTTCAAAATCTCATTCTTTTTCTTGAGATTGTGGAAATGCAAACTTCCAGTAGGGGATATAATGAGAAGGATTGGGAGTGATATAGAAGGAAAATTCTATTGTTGTGATCCTAAACAATGTGAAACTGTAGATCATCTATTTGTCACAAGAAAAGTTTCTTCACAAGTTTGGAGATATGTTAAAGCTGCTGCAGGAATCACAACAACTTTGCTTCAGGTGAAACATGTAATACAGGTCTGGTGGAATGCTAATTTTTCATCTATGTTCAAATCTATTATTAGGGCCATGCCAGTGATCACAatgtggcaaatatggaagtggagaaacacTATGGTGCATGGAGGGAAGATGACAATCAATAAGGTGATATATGAAATAAATTTGACCACACATCAGATGTGCAGGGTTAGAAATCCAAGAATGCAAGTACCAAAGTCTGTTCCACAGATTATGCAGATGATTGAAACATACAAACCACATATAGTGAGCAAGATAGTGAGATGGAATTTGCCTATGCCAGGGTGGTTTAAGTGTAACTCAGAAGGTGCTTCTAGAGGAAATCTAGGGCCAAGCTCAGTGGCATTTTGTATTAGGGACTCTGAGGGAGACCTGATGCATGCTGCAGCTAGAATAATATCAGATGGATCAAACTTAGTTGCTGAAGCAATGGCTTTACAGGAGGGTATTAAATACTGTGTGACAAATGATCTATTGCCTGTACTCTTGGAGACTAATTAAATGACTCTTAAAATGATCTTGACAAGACAATAGGAAGTACCATAGAGTATCTCTTTTATCATAAAGGATATTACAAGGTTGAGGAGGGATAAGGAAGTGAGAATGGAGCATGTACTGAGGGAGAGAAATGGATttgcagattttttaactaactttgtttttgattttgcaggtgaacATCATTTCAATAGTTACCAATCACTTCCAAGGAAAGCAAGACTGATTTTTAATACTGAAAAAACACATACGCCATACATCAGAATCAGGCAAGCCAAAGATCATCAGATTCCAGGAGATTAACACATGCAATAAGGATCTTGCAGGATGTCAAAACTGCAGTAATCAGTGATGTAGCATCTGAGTTGGCATTGCGGCTAGGCTTGacgggagttcatccgatttttcatgtttcgatgctgaagaaataccttgccgatggtacctacattgtccgttgggattaTATATTTCTTgacgagaatttgacttatgaggaggaaccTATggtgatcttggataggcaggttcgaaagttgaggtcgaaagagattgctaCGGTGAAGGTGTAATAGAAGTACCGTCCTGTTGCGGAGGAAACTTGGGAAACTGAGTCTATCATGCGTAGCCAATATCctcagttgttcactgattcaggtattttctcgttttctttcttttcttcgcttgaggacgagcgatttttcaattggtatctgatgtaataacccgtttggtcgttacagTCTTTTTGGCATTTTTGCACACTCCAGAGCATATATTAGCTcaattttgacccgaggggaccgttggcacgcTTCTCGAAGTGTTTAGACCGGACTCGGGcaattttgtgaaatataggcttaaagtgaaaaataattgacccgaagttgacttttaggtaaacggacctttCTCAAAATTTCATAGATTCCAAGAGGTTCGGATGTTCATTTAGAACTCGTGTGTGTatttagttcggttcccaatgcactcagatgcattttgggacttggggtgggaaattggaatttaggcattgggggttgactcggtcaacaagacctcgttaggaattccgaggccacgagaaCATTCATAGCGCATTTTTATTCGTGTCTGTGTATGGTATGTGAAAAGATGGCCTCGGAAACTTGACGGAAAATCTAATCAATTGACGAAACTTGGTGgggttttctggtgtctggtgcccgctttggtggAACCAGCACCACGGCAGCGGCACCGCTGGAGCAATAGCCCTGACACTGTAGCGGTCCAAGACTTTAAGTCTTGACAACTGAAGCGGCACCGCTAGGGCGGTCCCAGTGCtgctaaagcgggtgacgggcagtgtgCAAAAtgaatgaagtgttaaaagccttttGTTACATCTTAGAAATTTTGTATCGTTGCATCATGAGTAAACTAACATAATCTCAAAGTGGTCATGAAGACCTTAGAAGGTTAAGGAGGGTATCCAATAATTATAAGTATGTATCTTAAGGTTCTAAAGTCATATGAAGCGGTGGAAGTATGTTTGTTAAGAGATTGGAAGAATTGAGTAATGTTGGAAGATTttgtatcatttgagttatacattgcttagaattaccttgagggggagctataggtccccttatatggttaatgaatttttatacaagtgctaaggttccatgaggattggaggtcaaacgaatcgaaaagaacgcgatTTCGCGAAATCTGAGAAATTGGGGCAGTATGGGGTCGCACACTGAGTATGCTGAGTCGCATACTAGCCGCCAACTCCCTATTTTGGGTGagatcatgtcacgacccaaccccgtaggccgtgactagtgcccgagctggacactcgtatgtacctgttaactataatcatccacaactagcataatacagacttatcaataccaaggcaagacgtcgtctcaaaactgtcgcattatttagacgtaacagaacaacctgtctcctggggaggtacaactttcaacagaaattatagtacataagccgacaaggctttcatcatatataagggaacatcccggccataaacgagccgacaaggctatcataacacattacttctcaaaacatatatatatatatatatatatatatatatatatatatatatatatatatctacgcaagccgacaaggctgccactacgaatgggaacgtcccaaaacataagccatatagacacaactgaacaacatcgatacacaacccacacatatgtctacagacctctaagagtaacaacagtatcatatgacgggacagggccccgccgtacccctggataaaatacatatacaccacagagattctgtaccaaaatctaggctccagaacaaaggagctctccaagatagctgattaggactcctaagctggcgggttaccaacgtgagcatcagtacctgcgggcatgaatgcagccccccgaagaaagggggtcagtacggaatatgcactgagcatgtaaagcataaatacaataaacaggatcatactgaagtgaggagtacagaaaaccagtacaataatcagaaaaccacaaggcttactgttatatcccgtaattttgtacattggattatttGTGAGCTAATGGACATaaattcaaggacaagattattttgaaatataagacaaagacttttaatccccgattttaataagtgcacgacttGTTTATTAATTGCAGTTAGTGTAGAAA
Coding sequences:
- the LOC132628633 gene encoding uncharacterized protein LOC132628633; its protein translation is MMLEARDNMEHEMWWEPRSRTANIWFYNWTKLGALYYLVPDEFVVDETVQDVKELRNQDGWNMSKLQQLFPTDIVDHIPEELDFHESTEEWDKPRWMMTTSGKFTVRSAWELLRRKFVKSDIYKSIWIPGLPFKISFFFLRLWKCKLPVGDIMRRIGSDIEGKFYCCDPKQCETVDHLFVTRKVSSQVWRYVKAAAGITTTLLQVKHVIQVWWNANFSSMFKSIIRAMPVITMWQIWKWRNTMVHGGKMTINKVIYEINLTTHQMCRVRNPRMQVPKSVPQIMQMIETYKPHIVSKIVRWNLPMPGWFKCNSEGASRGNLGPSSVAFCIRDSEGDLMHAAARIISDGSNLVAEAMALQEGIKYCVTNDLLPVNIISIVTNHFQGKQD